The DNA segment ATGTAATCTGATAAATCGTTCCACATCATATCACTACACTGTTTAATGGAGAAATTCATGATAATAAGAGAATTCCGGCGTCCAGATATCAAAAGGGTCCTTGAAATCGAGGAATCTTCCTTCGACGACCCCTACCCATCCAGTGTCCTTGTTGAAATTTACAACCTTGGAGCTGGTTTTCTGGTTGCCCAGGAAGATAATAGTATTGTGGGATATATTATATTTTGGATCAGATTTGAAGATGAGGGTCATATAATTTCAATTGCAGTTGACAAAAAATACAGGCGGAAGGGTGTTGGTTCCAAACTCGTTGAAACTGCCATGGAAATATTCAAAAAGTACAACGTAAAAACAATAAAGTTAGAGGTCAGACTTGGAAATCGTGGGGCACAGAAGTTCTACAGATACCTTGGATTCCATGAAAAAAAGGTTCTTGAAAATTACTACGAGGATCTTGAAAATGCCATGATTATGAATCGGGAACTGATGAAACCAACAGAACTGAACATTGAATATGGAAATGAATCAAAGGTTGATAAAAATTCTCAATAGACTCCAGGAAACATCAGCAAAATCCAGGAAAGAGTGAAGAAGATAATGTTTATTTAAACTTAAATATTAAATTAATCCAGTTATAATCCTTTAATATGAATTTTATATAATAAATAATATTTATTTGAGGAATTAAGCTCATATATTAATTAATAAATTGAATATTTAGATGAAATGGAATATGGTATCAAATACTAATAAAATAAATAGTTATTTGTAATAATGCGGTGATGCAATGCTAAAAGAGGCAAAATTAGCTTTAGAAGACGGAACAATATTTAAAGGAGAAAGATTCGGTTCTGAAACCACTAAAACTGGTGAAGTGGTTTTTACAACAGGAATGACTGGATACGTTGAATCACTTACAGATCCTTCCTACAAAGGCCAGATACTAATGTCAACATATCCCTTACAAGGTAACTATGGAGTATCCTCAGAGTGGTTTCAATCAGAGGGGATAAAGGCTGAAGGATTTATTGTAAGGGAGAATAACCCCTACACATCCCACAGTTTATCAGAAAAAAATTTATCAGAATTTTTAGCTGAATATGAAATTCCAGGTATAAGTGGAATAGACACCCGTGCCCTCACCCTGAAGATCAGAAGATTCGGAGCCATGAAAGGAGCTCTTACAACAGAAGAAATATCCGATGAGGAACTTCTGGAAATGGCAAAAGCCCAAAAGGGTATAGAAGAACTGGACCTTGTGGATGAGGTATGTGTTTCAGAGCCCAGAATATTTGGTGAAGACTACGATAAATGGGCTGTTATTCTTGACTGTGGTATAAAACAGAACAGCATCAATGCACTGCTTAAAAGAGAAGTTGGAGTTGTTGTGTTACCCTACAAGACTGATGTTAAAGAGATCATGGACTACGAACCTGATGCAATGCTTGTTTCAAGTGGCCCTGGAAATCCGGAAAGGGTTGGAAATGCCATTGAAACCGTTCAAAAGCTCCAGGAAAAGCTCCCAATATTTGGAATATGCCTTGGTCAGCAGATAATCAGCCTTGCATTCGGTGCTAAAATCTACAAAATGAAGTTCGGTCACAGGGGAATAAACCAACCAGTTAAGGACCTTAAAACTGGAAAGGTTTCAATAACATCCCAGAACCACGGTTTCACAGTTGATCCAGAGTCTGTACAGGGTTTACCAATAAATATAACCCAGTTAAATCTCAACGACGGCACTCCTGAAGGAATAGAACATAATGAACTGCCAATTTCAAGTGTGCAGTACCATCCAGAGGCTGGGCCTGGTCCACATGACACTGATTACTACTTCGACAACTTCGCTGAAACCCTGAAAAAATACTAAATTTAAATACTCAAAAATTCAATTGTAGACAGATAAAACCCCTAAATTATAATAAAAAGATTTTAAAAAATAATAACTGAGGGTATTTATTTAATTGTAGATTGAAATACCTGAGATCATAGTAAGGCAAATAATTTATTAAAATTAATTGTTAAAGTAAATGGATTATAATAATTGCTAATTAAGAGAATTAGGTAGAGGATCATAAATGCCAAAGGACGCAGACATAAAAAAAGTTCTCATTATTGGATCGGGACCCATTCAGATTGGTCAAGCAGCTGAATTCGATTATTCAGGTTCGCAGGCATGTAAATCCCTCATGGAAGAGGGAATTGAAACTGTGCTCGTGAACAGTAACCCTGCAACAATACAGACTGACATCGACACTGCTGACAGAGTCTATGTGGAACCCTTAACCCCTGAAATCGTTGGAAAAATAATAGAAAAGGAGAAACCAGATGCCATACTTCCCACAATGGGTGGACAGACCGGTTTAAATGTTGCCACCGGCCTTGAGAAGATCGGTGCCCTTGATGGAATTAAGGTCATAGGATCTTCTGTTCAAACTATAAGGAACGTTGAAGACCGTGACCTTTTTGGACACTTCATGATGAAGCTTAACGAGCCCATACCCAAGTGCAGGGCAGTAACTTCCCTTGAAGAAGCTCTAGATGCTGTTAAAGAGATCGGTTATCCTGTGATAGTCAGACCTGCCTTCACACTGGGAGGAACAGGAGGTGGAGTTGCCCATAATCAAGAAGAGCTGATTGAAATTGCAACCAGAGGCCTTGACATGAGCTTCATAAACCAGGTTCTCATTGATGAGTCTGTTATTGGATGGAGAGAATTTGAATACGAGGTAATGAGGGATAAAAACGACACCTGTATCATAGTCTGTAACATGGAGAACATGGATCCCATGGGAATACACACTGGTGAGAGCATAGTTGTTGCTCCAAGCCAGACCCTCTCAGATGTTGACAATCAACGCCTCAGAAATGCTTCAATCAAGATCATAAGGGCCCTTCAGATACAGGGAGGGTGTAACATCCAGTTCGCTGTTCACCCAGACACAGGGGATTATAAGGTCATTGAAGTGAACCCCAGGGTGAGCAGAAGCAGTGCACTTGCATCCAAAGCCACAGGATATCCAATTGCAAAGATATCATCCAAGATAGCAGTTGGAATGACCCTTGATGAAATACAGAACGATATAACCAAGGAAACACCCGCATCATTTGAACCATCACTTGATTACGTGGTTGCAAAGGTGCCGAGATGGCCATTCGATAAGTTCAAGGGAATTAAACGTGAAATTGGAGTTCAGATGCAGTCAACTGGAGAAGTTATGGCAATAGGTCGAACTGCAGAGGAAGCACTTCACAAAGCCATAAGATCCCTCGACATCGGTAAAAACAGCTTTGAAGAGGTTCCATTCACAGAGGACCTCCTTAGAAATGCAACGGATCAACGCATATTCCATATTTACAGTGCCCTGAAATCTGGAATGACAGTTGAAGAATTACATGAAATAACACAGATAAACACCTTCTTTTTATATAAGATACTCAACATCATTGAATTTGAGAACAAGTTAACCAAATTAAGTAGTGCAAATAAAGATGATGTTTTAAGTTCTGAAATCCTTAAAAAAGCTAAGAGAATGGGATTCCCAGACCGTAAGATCGCCAAGTTCGCAGGGTGCTCTGAAAAATCCGTCCGTAACATTCGAAAGGAGAAAGCCATATTACCAACCTACAAAATGGTTGACACTTGTGCTGCAGAATTTGAAGCAAAAACACCATACTATTACAGTACATACGAAGATGAAGATGAAGTAGCTGTTTCTGATAATAAAAAAGTTGTTATAATTGGTGCCGGACCTATA comes from the Methanobacterium aggregans genome and includes:
- the rimI gene encoding ribosomal protein S18-alanine N-acetyltransferase, which gives rise to MIIREFRRPDIKRVLEIEESSFDDPYPSSVLVEIYNLGAGFLVAQEDNSIVGYIIFWIRFEDEGHIISIAVDKKYRRKGVGSKLVETAMEIFKKYNVKTIKLEVRLGNRGAQKFYRYLGFHEKKVLENYYEDLENAMIMNRELMKPTELNIEYGNESKVDKNSQ
- the carA gene encoding glutamine-hydrolyzing carbamoyl-phosphate synthase small subunit; amino-acid sequence: MLKEAKLALEDGTIFKGERFGSETTKTGEVVFTTGMTGYVESLTDPSYKGQILMSTYPLQGNYGVSSEWFQSEGIKAEGFIVRENNPYTSHSLSEKNLSEFLAEYEIPGISGIDTRALTLKIRRFGAMKGALTTEEISDEELLEMAKAQKGIEELDLVDEVCVSEPRIFGEDYDKWAVILDCGIKQNSINALLKREVGVVVLPYKTDVKEIMDYEPDAMLVSSGPGNPERVGNAIETVQKLQEKLPIFGICLGQQIISLAFGAKIYKMKFGHRGINQPVKDLKTGKVSITSQNHGFTVDPESVQGLPINITQLNLNDGTPEGIEHNELPISSVQYHPEAGPGPHDTDYYFDNFAETLKKY
- the carB gene encoding carbamoyl-phosphate synthase large subunit, producing MPKDADIKKVLIIGSGPIQIGQAAEFDYSGSQACKSLMEEGIETVLVNSNPATIQTDIDTADRVYVEPLTPEIVGKIIEKEKPDAILPTMGGQTGLNVATGLEKIGALDGIKVIGSSVQTIRNVEDRDLFGHFMMKLNEPIPKCRAVTSLEEALDAVKEIGYPVIVRPAFTLGGTGGGVAHNQEELIEIATRGLDMSFINQVLIDESVIGWREFEYEVMRDKNDTCIIVCNMENMDPMGIHTGESIVVAPSQTLSDVDNQRLRNASIKIIRALQIQGGCNIQFAVHPDTGDYKVIEVNPRVSRSSALASKATGYPIAKISSKIAVGMTLDEIQNDITKETPASFEPSLDYVVAKVPRWPFDKFKGIKREIGVQMQSTGEVMAIGRTAEEALHKAIRSLDIGKNSFEEVPFTEDLLRNATDQRIFHIYSALKSGMTVEELHEITQINTFFLYKILNIIEFENKLTKLSSANKDDVLSSEILKKAKRMGFPDRKIAKFAGCSEKSVRNIRKEKAILPTYKMVDTCAAEFEAKTPYYYSTYEDEDEVAVSDNKKVVIIGAGPIRIGQGIEFDYCCVHAAMALKDEGIETIIINNNPETVSTDYDISNKLYFEPLTLEDVMNIIDKEKPHGVVVQFGGQTSINLAVPLAEEGVKILGTPHESIDRVEDRERFTEVLEKLEIPQADYGIANSFEDASKVAARIGFPVLVRPSYVLGGRAMEIVYDDEELKEYMKEAVKISPEHPILVDKFLEDAIEIDVDALCDGEEVFIGGIMEHIEEAGVHSGDSACVIPPQSISKEVIQTIKDHTKKLALELDVVGLMNIQYAVKMEKPGKAIVYIIEANPRASRTVPFVSKAVGVPLAKVAAMLMMGKKLRDFGLNDEIKIKHVAVKESIFPFIKIPEADSVLGPEMKSTGESMGIDENFGVSYFKAQLSAGMELPKEGKVFISVKDADKDSIQDIVKDAASMGFQLVATTGTAEAVKGHVSIETIRKVSQGSPNIRDAMLDGEINLIINTPSGRQSADDGYHIRRLAVELGIPYVTTLAGARAVLTAIEKVKDGSIDVKSLNEYHELIE